A window of Lepidochelys kempii isolate rLepKem1 chromosome 1, rLepKem1.hap2, whole genome shotgun sequence contains these coding sequences:
- the LOC140917209 gene encoding olfactory receptor 52P1-like: protein MAAFNLTHSDPSTFILMGIPGLEAAHIWISIPFSVFYIIGLLGNLMVLFVVVKEQTLHKPMFLLLCMLALTDITMSTSVMPKALCIFWFNLKGITVGGCLTQLFFLHASSMTHSAILVTMAFDRYVAICNPLRYATILTNARIAKLGLVGLIRAVLFILPIPLLLSRQPFCANRIIPHTHCEHMAVSKMSCGDTTVNRTHGLVITFVVIGSDLTLIALSYGLIIRAVLRISQKEAHQKALNTCTAHICVMLTTYTPFLFTTLTHRFGQGVAPHVHILLANLYFLLSPMLNPIIYGVKTKELRDKVGKYPCRM from the coding sequence ATGGCAGCTTTCAACCTCACCCACTCTGACCCTTCCACATTCATCCTAATGGGCATCCCTGGCCTGGAAGCTGCCCATATCTGGATTTCCATCCCGTTCTCTGTGTTCTACATTATTGGCCTGTTGGGAAATTTAATGGTTCTCTTCGTTGTAGTCAAAGAGCAGACTCTGCACAAGCCGATGTTCCttctcctctgcatgctggcGCTCACAGACATCACCATGTCTACCTCCGTGATGCCAAAGGCACTGTgtatattttggttcaatttgaaaGGCATTACTGTGGGTGGCTGCCTCACTCAATTATTCTTCCTTCATGCGAGTTCTATGACACATTCAGCCATCCTCGTGACAATGGCCTTTGATCGCTATGTTGCCATATGCAACCCTCTGCGATATGCCACCATCCTCACCAACGCACGAATAGCTAAGCTAGGGCTAGTTGGTTTGATAagagctgttctcttcattctgccAATTCCTCTGCTCCTGAGCAGGCAACCATTCTGTGCCAACCGCATTATCCCGCACACGCACTGCGAGCACATGGCTGTGTCAAAGATGTCATGTGGGGACACCACAGTCAACAGGACACACGGCTTGGTGATAACATTTGTAGTCATCGGGTCAGACCTGACACTCATTGCCCTGTCCTACGGTCTGATCATCAGGGCCGTCCTCAGAATCTCCCAGAAAGAAGCCCACCAGAAAGCCCTCAACACCTGCACAGCCCATATCTGTGTGATGCTGACGACTTATACTCCCTTCCTCTTCACCACTCTGACACACCGGTTCGGTCAGGGCGTCGCTCCCCATGTTCACATCCTCTTGGCCAACCTCtatttcctcctttcccccatgcTTAACCCGATTATTTATGGGGTCAAAACCAAAGAGCTTCGTGACAAAGTGGGCAAATACCCTTGCAGAATGTGA